In Drosophila subpulchrella strain 33 F10 #4 breed RU33 chromosome 3R, RU_Dsub_v1.1 Primary Assembly, whole genome shotgun sequence, the following are encoded in one genomic region:
- the LOC119549451 gene encoding TAF5-like RNA polymerase II p300/CBP-associated factor-associated factor 65 kDa subunit 5L yields the protein MSLPSASSHAHAASPVYSNSTSNNNNNKSSAGNKKSSSKNDLLRCAVGLLLKQKNYVSNERFRRSDFLLLQNKQQFAVNKMLDTDLHGGNSFTYSNVQVITNNQHTVDQQFGRFSTFVEAQAEPLRLEMKRFYGPMLCHFYLDLLKAREPRGAVELLRKYAHLVAPVDMYDAPPPTKINGCSTTTNESTFNIRFAREAQDTGDTELDYFMRLVQTLSGYTRLEAAESDETVAHFRSSKYELHTTAQVVERICSYLQRRGHVLIMNLLYTWVHVHIVENEQRAFSEDHLLGLTDDLEGEEAEDDVVSKPTASLNTRGDIKPGKSLTEKTNRKRPAEEPNIKLETDIKQEIDADESAEPSKSQLSIDACLDNLKSATEQILKAQVELPRFLRISERSRGLTSAHLDPSECHLLAGFDNSAVQLWQLNQNSCRGRSFYRRYPQSKCPWELNNCVNQEEEMESDEEEGSDDDVKCSEEERRERSRARHCKYADNSYNEYGGLQLRGHTRGVTDVRFSAHYPLMYSVSKDATMRCWRAHNLHCAAIYRSHNYPIWCLDESPVGQYVVTGSKDLSARLWSLEKEHALIIYAGHTQDVECVAFHPNGNYIATGSADHSVRLWCATSGKLMRVFADCRQAVTQLAFSPDGKMLAAAGEETKVRIFDLAAGAQLAELKDHSASISSLSWSTHDRHLATACTDGTLRLWDIKKLSPMGDNSSTGSSSSATTNRVLTLNSSCQRLVEVFYGRSKTLHCIGT from the exons CCAGCGCCAGCAGCCACGCCCACGCTGCGTCGCCCGTCTACAGTAACAGCactagcaacaacaacaacaacaaatcgTCGGCGGGCAATAAAAAGTCGTCCTCGAAAAACGATTTGCTACGCTGCGCCGTCGGCCTTCTGCTAAAGCAGAAAAACTACGTG AGCAACGAGAGATTTCGCCGCTCGGATTTCCTGCTGCTGCAAAATAAACAGCAGTTCGCTGTAAACAAAATGCTGGACACGGATTTGCACGGTGGGAATAGCTTCACCTACTCGAATGTCCAGGTGATCACCAACAACCAGCACACGGTggatcagcagtttggacgcTTCTCGACATTCGTGGAGGCCCAGGCGGAGCCGCTGCGTCTGGAAATGAAGCGCTTCTACGGGCCGATGTTGTGCCACTTTTATCTGGATCTGCTCAAGGCCCGCGAACCTCGGGGAGCTGTGGAGTTGCTACGGAAGTATGCCCACTTGGTGGCCCCCGTAGATATGTACGATGCACCACCGCCCACCAAGATTAACGGCTGCTCCACCACGACCAATGAGTCCACCTTTAACATACGCTTCGCTCGGGAAGCCCAAGACACTGGGGACACGGAGCTGGACTACTTCATGCGCCTGGTGCAAACCCTAAGTGGCTACACACGGCTGGAGGCAGCCGAGTCGGATGAAACAGTGGCTCACTTTCGCTCCTCCAAGTACGAACTGCATACCACAGCCCAAGTGGTGGAGCGGATATGCAGCTATCTCCAGCGAAGGGGCCATGTTTTGATCATGAACCTGCTTTACACCTGGGTGCATGTTCACATCGTGGAGAACGAACAGCGCGCCTTTAGTGAGGATCACCTGCTTGGCTTGACGGATGATTTGGAAGGTGAGGAAGCGGAGGATGATGTGGTATCCAAACCAACAGCATCCCTCAATACCCGCGGAGACATTAAGCCGGGAAAATCCTTGACTGAGAAGACCAACCGAAAACGACCCGCTGAGGAGCCAAACATTAAGCTAGAAACAGACATAAAGCAGGAGATCGATGCGGATGAATCTGCGGAGCCCAGCAAATCACAACTGAGTATAGACGCCTGCTTGGACAACCTCAAATCAGCCACTGAACAGATACTCAAGGCCCAGGTGGAGCTGCCACGATTTCTCAGGATCAGCGAACGTTCTCGTGGTCTCACCTCCGCCCACCTAGATCCCAGTGAGTGCCACCTGTTAGCCGGCTTCGACAACTCTGCCGTGCAACTATGGCAGCTTAACCAAAACAGCTGCCGCGGCAGGAGCTTCTACAGACGCTATCCGCAATCGAAATGCCCCTGGGAGCTGAACAACTGCGTGAATCAGGAGGAGGAGATGGAATCGGATGAGGAGGAAGGCAGTGACGACGATGTCAAGTGCTCTGAAGAGGAGCGAAGGGAACGCAGCAGGGCGCGACATTGCAAATATGCTGACAACTCATA CAACGAATACGGCGGATTGCAGCTGCGAGGTCACACGCGAGGCGTCACCGACGTGCGCTTCTCCGCCCACTACCCACTAATGTACAGTGTGTCCAAGGACGCCACCATGCGGTGCTGGCGAGCGCACAACCTGCACTGCGCCGCCATTTACAGAAGTCACAACTACCCGATCTGGTGCCTGGACGAGAGTCCAGTAGGCCAATACGTGGTTACGGGCTCCAAGGACCTGAGTGCACGCCTCTGGTCCCTGGAGAAGGAGCATGCGCTTATCATATATGCCGGACATACGCAGGACGTTGAG TGCGTTGCCTTCCACCCAAATGGCAATTACATAGCCACTGGTTCGGCAGATCACTCAGTGCGCCTGTGGTGCGCCACCAGCGGTAAACTGATGCGAGTCTTTGCGGACTGCCGTCAGGCGGTGACCCAGCTGGCCTTCAGCCCGGATGGAAAGATGTTGGCCGCAGCCGGTGAGGAGACCAAGGTGCGGATCTTTGACCTGGCCGCCGGAGCCCAGCTGGCTGAGCTCAAGGATCACTCGGCGAGCATTAGTTCTCTGTCCTGGAGCACGCATGACCGGCATTTGGCCACAGCCTGCACCGATGGCACCCTGCGGTTGTGGGATATCAAGAAACTATCGCCCATGGG CGACAACAGTAGTACTGGAAGCTCTTCTTCAGCTACAACGAATCGTGTGCTAACTCTCAATAGTTCCTGCCAGCGTTTGGTCGAAGTTTTCTACGGGCGCAGCAAGACACTTCACTGCATCGGCACCTGA